The following are encoded in a window of Carassius auratus strain Wakin chromosome 6, ASM336829v1, whole genome shotgun sequence genomic DNA:
- the LOC113089116 gene encoding protein FAM3D-like, with product MYMVIQYDSFLIYEVNDFVTDCEDRQPVYLFWTGLFNPHFGCCPHKRCPINYFPFHIHSGVANVVAAKTCFNNTIIMGGIKNNAGQGLNIVLANGATGEVLRNKNFILESRDPEELLVYLKTLKRGHIVLVASHIDPTQKLTGEIRAIFSALGSTLVKSLKPRDGWVFTGAYGINEASPFEKVIQNDVRSNTYEDWPEMGEIIGCCPRISETE from the exons ATGTACATGGTGATCCAATATGACAGCTTCTTAATct ATGAAGTTAATGATTTTGTGACGGACTGTGAGGATAG gcaaccTGTTTACTTGTTTTGGACAGGTCTATTTAATCCTCATTTTGGTTGCTGTCCACATAAACGGTGCCCTATCAACTACTTTCCCTTCCACATTCACAGCGGTGTAGCCAATGTGGTGGCTGCAAAGACCTGCTTTAACAATACAAT CATCATGGGTGGCATTAAAAATAATGCAGGACAAGGGCTGAACATTGTGTTAGCAAACG GTGCAACCGGCGAGGTTTTAAGAAATAAGAACTTTATCCTGGAATCTAGAG ATCCAGAGGAATTACTTGTCTATCTAAAGACACTAAAACGAGGACATATAGTGCTTGTGGCCTCACACATCGACCCTACACAAAA GCTGACCGGTGAGATTAGAGCTATATTCAGTGCACTGGGCAGCACACTGGTCAAATCCCTGAAGCCCAGGGATGGCTGGGTATTCACAGGCGCCTATGGAATAAATGAAGCTAGTCCTTTTGAAAAGG tcattcaaaatgatgTGAGGAGCAACACGTATGAAGACTGGCCAGAGATGGGGGAGATCATTGGCTGCTGTCCCAGAATATCTGAGACTGAATAA